One stretch of Pyrenophora tritici-repentis strain M4 chromosome 4, whole genome shotgun sequence DNA includes these proteins:
- a CDS encoding UbiA, 4-hydroxybenzoate polyprenyltransferase and related prenyltransferase, with protein MATPIAAPSAVLGTTALFFTGALVMRGAGCTINDLWDRNLDPHVERTRLRPIARRAITPQQALVFLGGQLTTGLAVLLSLPFECFWYATPSLLFVTLYPLAKRVTYYPQFVLGLTFSWGAMLGFPALGIDLLSNQAALTAAACLYASNVAWTVLYDMIYAHMDIKDDVKAGIKSIALKHENETKMVLSGLAVVQLGLLSATGIAAGLGPVYYAVSVGGAGLTLGAMIRRVKLKNVKNCWWWFVNGAWFTGGAISLGLAGEYVMHLLGWYGDREESEKHKLITA; from the coding sequence ATGGCCACCCCTATCGCTGCACCATCCGCCGTACTCGGTACAACCGCTCTCTTTTTCACAGGAGCCCTTGTGATGAGAGGAGCAGGATGCACCATCAATGATCTGTGGGACCGCAATCTGGATCCACACGTTGAGCGGACCCGTTTACGGCCAATTGCCAGACGAGCAATTACACCTCAGCAAGCCCTCGTCTTCCTCGGCGGTCAGCTTACGACCGGCCTTGCGGTTCTTCTATCTCTCCCATTCGAATGTTTCTGGTACGCGACGCCATCGTTGTTGTTTGTTACGCTGTATCCTTTGGCTAAGAGAGTAACCTACTATCCGCAATTCGTTCTCGGGCTCACCTTCTCCTGGGGTGCAATGTTGGGATTTCCCGCACTCGGTATCGATTTGCTTTCCAACCAAGCGGCCCTCACGGCAGCGGCATGTCTGTATGCTAGCAACGTCGCGTGGACCGTTCTTTACGACATGATATATGCCCACATGGATATCAAAGACGATGTCAAGGCTGGCATCAAGAGTATCGCACTCAAGCATGAGAATGAAACCAAGATGGTCTTGTCCGGTCTTGCCGTTGTCCAGCTCGGTCTACTATCTGCTACAGGAATCGCAGCGGGACTGGGACCAGTCTACTATGCTGTATCCGTTGGAGGGGCAGGACTTACTCTGGGTGCCATGATTCGAAGAGTCAAGTTGAAGAATGTCAAGAACTGCTGGTGGTGGTTCGTGAACGGGGCATGGTTTACTGGAGGTGCAATCAGTCTGGGCCTAGCTGGCGAATACGTGATGCACCTCCTTGGGTGGTACGGTGATAGAGAGGAGTCAGAAAAGCATAAGCTCATCACTGCTTGA